The Montipora foliosa isolate CH-2021 chromosome 1, ASM3666993v2, whole genome shotgun sequence genome has a window encoding:
- the LOC138010416 gene encoding neural retina-specific leucine zipper protein-like codes for MANKKAKKDLNWSSQKHIAKFSDETLEKISIQDFNKQLRQLPEGLKQKYRKRRRILKNRKYALKCRRKGSEATDNIAEQNRALELEISRVSEELQKVTNERDELKVKCARLNAMLSGMQSPARRKLPDNSRASQQM; via the coding sequence ATGGCTAACAAGAAAGCGAAAAAGGATCTCAATTGGTCGTCTCAAAAACACATCGCTAAATTCAGCGACGAAACGCTGGAAAAGATTtcaattcaggatttcaacaaGCAGCTTCGCCAACTCCCCGAAGGACTGAAACAAAAGTACAGGAAACGGCGACGTATTTTAAAAAATCGCAAATATGCTCTGAAATGCCGTCGAAAGGGCTCAGAGGCAACAGACAACATCGCCGAACAAAACAGGGCTCTTGAGTTGGAAATTAGCCGTGTCTCAGAGGAATTACAGAAGGTAACGAATGAGAGAGATGAACTTAAAGTGAAATGTGCCCGTTTAAATGCCATGTTGTCTGGCATGCAAAGCCCAGCACGAAGGAAACTGCCGGACAATTCAAGGGCAAGTCAACAAATGTGA